The Amycolatopsis mongoliensis genome includes a window with the following:
- a CDS encoding cation transporter has protein sequence MRARVTGAEPDGCSDGCCTPVTVTPDRRAVLVRRVRLLVTATIAYNVVEAAVALAAGTAASSGALVGFGLDSVVEVASAVAVAWQFSGRDPEARERRALRLIALSFFALAAYVTAESARTFFTAAAPESSVTGVVLAAVSLVVMPTLSAAQRRTGRELGSASAVADSRQTLLCSYLSAVLLAGLLLNTLWGWWWADPLVALVIAFVAVKEGRTAWRGEHCC, from the coding sequence ATGCGAGCCCGCGTGACGGGCGCCGAGCCGGACGGGTGCTCCGACGGCTGCTGCACGCCGGTCACCGTGACCCCGGACCGCCGGGCCGTGCTGGTGCGCCGGGTCCGGCTGCTCGTGACGGCGACCATCGCCTACAACGTCGTCGAGGCCGCCGTCGCGCTGGCGGCCGGCACCGCGGCTTCGTCCGGCGCGCTGGTCGGGTTCGGCCTGGATTCGGTGGTCGAAGTCGCTTCGGCGGTCGCGGTCGCGTGGCAGTTCTCGGGTCGCGACCCGGAAGCCCGCGAACGGCGGGCACTGCGGCTGATCGCGCTTTCGTTCTTCGCGCTCGCCGCCTACGTGACGGCGGAGTCCGCGCGGACGTTTTTCACCGCGGCGGCACCGGAAAGCTCGGTCACCGGGGTGGTCCTCGCGGCGGTTTCGCTCGTCGTGATGCCCACCCTGTCCGCCGCGCAACGACGGACGGGGCGGGAGCTGGGATCCGCCAGCGCGGTCGCGGATTCGCGGCAGACTTTGCTCTGCTCTTACCTTTCCGCGGTCCTGCTGGCGGGATTGCTGCTCAACACCCTCTGGGGCTGGTGGTGGGCCGATCCGCTCGTGGCCCTCGTCATCGCCTTCGTCGCGGTGAAAGAAGGCCGAACGGCCTGGCGCGGCGAGCATTGCTGCTGA
- the cmtR gene encoding Cd(II)/Pb(II)-sensing metalloregulatory transcriptional regulator CmtR has product MVTCETRESALARIGRALSDPTRCRILTALLDGPAYPGRLAGELGLSRSNVSNHLSCLRGCGLVVAGYEGRQVRYEIADAHLGHALRELVQVVLAVEPREECEPA; this is encoded by the coding sequence GTGGTGACCTGTGAGACGCGGGAGTCGGCGCTGGCCCGGATCGGGCGCGCCCTCTCCGACCCGACCCGCTGCCGGATCCTGACCGCCCTGCTCGACGGCCCCGCCTATCCCGGGCGGCTCGCCGGCGAGCTCGGGCTGAGCCGCTCGAACGTCTCGAACCACCTTTCGTGCCTGCGGGGCTGCGGGCTCGTCGTGGCCGGCTACGAGGGCCGTCAGGTGCGGTACGAGATCGCCGACGCGCACCTGGGCCACGCGCTGCGCGAGCTGGTCCAGGTCGTGCTGGCGGTGGAACCACGGGAAGAATGCGAGCCCGCGTGA